In Diceros bicornis minor isolate mBicDic1 chromosome 13, mDicBic1.mat.cur, whole genome shotgun sequence, the sequence CTGCTCACTCTCAGAGCAGCTCCCAGTCTGTCTTGTCCTTGGTTGTGTCCCtagagcccagcacagtgcctggcacgtggagGCTATTGATACATTTCTCTTGCACAGTTGGTTAGTGGGCATATGCCTGGGAGGGGGAGAGCCAGCCAGAAATGGTAAAGTAGACTGTCCCCTTTTCCAGTGCCTTGTACTGTCACACCTTCCCTTTAGACAATCCTAAAATTGTCTCATTGCCCTTCTCTAACTCCTTTCTTCAGATGTGACCTTAGAACTTTTCCCTTATCTCCCCAACCTGCTTTAATTGCCTCCTTTGAGATCCTATACGACTTGGTACTCTCTTCCCTGTTACAAAGAAGGAGAGGTATCTCAGTTGTGTATGAACTGTAACACAGCAATTAGAAGCAAGGCACTGAAGTCAGACAGATCTGGGGTCAAGTCCTACAACTGTCATTCAGTGTTTTACTGGGGCCAGTCACTTTacccctgaacctcagtttcctcatctataaaatgggaattatcATAGTATCTCCCTTGGTGGCCTGAGCATTAAAATTAACCTTAGCATAGTACTTAGAAGACAGAAAGCACTTGGTCAGTAGCGAGTCCAACTCTATGTTGCTCTTGTTGACCTTGACTGACCAGACTGTGCCAGGGCAGCATGTAGAGGCTGAGCATCTAGGGCATTGGGTAGGAGGAGCCTAAGCAGTTAGGcgcaggcacagttaggaaggtGTCCTAGCAGAAAGTGAACATAAGCTGGGCTTCCAGTATAGACAGGCTTTGTATGGGCAAGAAAAGGAAGAGTGGACTCCCCAATTTGAGCCGAGTTTGTGAAGGTAGGGGTAAACGAGGCACATACAGGATCAAGAGTTCTGTAGTTGTAATTGACCCATGTTTAGAAAGCCGAGGAACAAGGTCGGAGAGGTATGTGAAATCAGGTTTTGAAAACCAGACTGAAGAGTTTGGTGAGAGTAAACTAAAAGTACACTCATGCTAAAAGTATTGAGGAATCTCTGCAGTTTTTTGATCACGAGAGTGATGTAACAAAAACAATATTTTAGGAAGACCAGTCTGGTGAAGATGGCTTAGAAAGGTAAGGCAAACAGTGAAGAGATTATTGCAGATTTCTAGGCAAGAGGTGGACGAGTCCATGGGTGATGTCCCTCCCACTCTGAATGTGCCTGTGTCCTGGCTGCAGAACAGTCCCCAGACTGCAGCGATGGGTGTGTGCTGCTGCCGGGTAGACGTTTTGGCATGATCTTCACCACCTAGATGGGTCTCATCCTTGGCTTGGCTCTTGGGATTGTGGGTAGCTCTTAGATGATCTCCAGATTCTCTTTTCTGTCATCTTCGTACTTCTTTTGTTTCCTGCAAGAAACTAAATTAGAATAGAATTAAGAATTAgaattaaggggccagccccatggcgtagtgattaagtgcgcacgctccgctgctggccgcccgggttcggatcccgggcacgcaccgaggcaccacttgtcaggccacgctgtggcagcgtcccatataaagtggaggaagataggcatagatgttagcccagggccagtcttcctcagcaaaaagaggaggattgccatgggtgttagctcagggctgatcttcctcacaaaaaaaaaaaaaagaaaaagaattaagaagcAGAGCAGAGTGGTTAAAATGCAGTCTTAGGAAGCTATCCTACCTCTGCACTTACCAGCAGGATCGTCCCAGGTCATTTAAGTTCTTTGAACTTCAGTGTTCTAATGGTACCTAGGGGTGGTGTGAGGAGTTAATTAGATAATACATGTACAGCACTTAGGGACAATACTGGACACAAAGCAATTTCTCACTAAGTTTTAGTAATCAGTAGTAATAGTACTTAATAGCAAAAATACTgacatctgtaaaaaaaaaaaaaaagtacagtagTATTTACCTTAAGGAGTTATGTTAGAATAAAACAGAATGTGTGAGAAGCACACTACAGGTGCCTGGTGCACAGTGGGCACTCAAGAAACAGGGATGGTTTTTGACATTCCCATTATTTACAAACAGGTGCAAAGCCTCTCCCAGTCCCCTTACATAACAAGACCTTGGCTTCTCCCCTGCCTTCCACACaaccacccagtccctagtcccCTAACTCTGTCCTCTCTCACAGCCAGTATGACCTTCGGGAAAACAGCAAACACTCGGAGGTGCTGATTGACCTGACGGAGTACTGTGGCCAGCTGGTGGAGGCCAAGTGCCTCACCGTCAACCCCCAGGACAACAACTGTCTGGCGGTAGGGGCCAGCGGGCCCTTCGTGAGGCTCTACGACATTCGCATGATCCATAACCACAGGTATGAATTGCTCAGCCTCCTGTGGGCAAGGCCCTGGAAACCTGGTGCCCTTTTCCCTCAATGCCATGTCCTCTTCTTTTTGAGGTGggtttttaaaattgtgtggtttttaaaaaacttttatctatgcttgttttggaaaatatgaaaagtaTAGTAAGGAAATTACCCATAAACTATCACCTGAAAGAAATTACTGTGTATagtattttctgctttttcttttactATGAGTGTTTGTACAGAGTTATAATCTTGTTacctctaatttcttttttgtacgtggaatttcattttattcttttttttaaaacaaaagtggaATATACTCAGAACCTCCACAGAAGTCCCAGACCTGAGTGGCATCGCCAGCCTGGGTTTTCAGTGGACTTCTGGGACAGGGGCAGGAACATCCAGCCTGCTTTACTCTCATTTGTGAGTTTGAGTGACCACTGTTGCTCCTCACATACATATGACTTGGAGTAGGCCTTGTGCCTTACcaccctcatctgcaaaatggggataatgtggTGGTCACGAGGACCAAGACGGTTGGCAGGACCTACTTGTAAAGCGCTATAACGTAGGTGTCCACAGCTGTCTAGTTGGCGGACCTTTGGGGTCATTGAGATGAGGAAGAAAGGTACCTCCTGTATCTCTCAGGGATACAAACTTAGGTTTTCCTCTAGGGAGTGTGGTCTGGTCTAGCCAGGGGTAGTGTTAGGTGTTGTAACGTATGtggtttgccttcccaccagaaAGAGCATGAAGCAGAGCCCTTCAGCAGGTGTGCATACCTTCTGTGACCGGCAGAAGCCCCTTCCGGATGGTGCAGCCCAGTATTACGTAGCAGGTAGGGCTCAGCCCACCTCTGGCCCCAAACTCTTGGCTGGGTGCTCACTTTCTCTGGGACAGTgcagggaggcagtgtggcatggtGGTCAAGAGCACAGGGcttagagtcagacagacctgggcttTAATCCTGACTGCCATTGACCAGTTATCGTGTGACCTTTGGCAGATTACCCTTGATGAgtcttaatttcttttctgtaaaatgaggttgtaatgactaaatgagataaagcatATAAAGCAGTTGGCCCAGCACATACAGTAAGGGCTCAGCACTTATAGCTGCTTTTATGGTGAAGACAATTGCTGTCATCATTGATGTGGCTGACTTCACACAACTTCCTGTCTCTTTTGGGGGGGACTGGGAGCCTCACACTAGGGTGACTGGACTGTTCCCTGCAGGTCACCTGCCAGTGAAGCTGCCTGACTACAACAACCGTCTGAGAGTGCTGGTTGCCACCTATGTGACCTTCAGCCCCAATGGCACAGAGCTGCTGGTCAACATGGGAGGGGAGCAGGTATGTATGGCTGCCCAAGGTGGCTCTGCCCCCCCTACCATCCCATATCCAGCAGCCAGGGCTGTGTACCTCATGTCCACTGCCATGAGGCAGACAAGAAGCCTCATTGTCCATGACATTACAGTAAAATGTGAGAGTGACGTGGCATCATTAGAATTCCCAGAGAGGTGCCCTGGCCTGGTCTTTTTCTTGAGCATAAGCTTTAAAACTGACCTTCTGTTTACTAGTTGTGTACTGTGACTTTGAATGAATCTCTTCATGTttctgagcctgagtttcttcatctgctgTTTTCCTAGGAGGAAGTCCTGGGGCTCAGAGCACACAGCCAGGCTGTGGTTTAGGGCCAGCTTTGGGAAGTGTTCTTTGATAATGGCAGGTTGCTAAACTTTCTGTTTGCGTGTTCTCGATCAGGACATCTAGTAAGCCGtgcataaattcatttattctacacTCACTCCCTCAGCACTTCCTCTGGGACTAGCATTATCAGAAACATGAGGGAGACAAATGCAAAATATGATCCATCCCAGGCTGACAGGGGAGACATGGTAAGTGAAACAGTTGATGACATTACAAGGCAAGGTGTGATTTTGTATTAAAGAAATGGGATGGAGAATAGATGAGCACCTGAGTTTAGCACAGGGCTCTGGCTTCAGATTGCTGAGCCATTACCTGGCCTGAAGGTAGCGTAACAATGAGTGGAGAGGCAGTCTAGCAGAGTGGTTCAGAGCCAGGCAGACTTGGTTTTGGTTCCTGGCTGTGCCACATGCTGCTTTTAGGGCCCTGGATAAATTACTTAAACTCTGAGCctatatttcttcatctttaaagagggtgatgataatagtacctctTCATGGGGTGGTTTctaggatgaaatgagatgaaaTGAGTCATATAAAACACTAAGCAGAGTTCCTGGAGCAACGTAAGAATTCAATAATTGTTAAGTAGTACTTACTGAGGGAAGTAACTAGCAGTGGTACTTTGGGCAAATTGCTTCCCTTTTCTGAGGCTTTAGTTTtcccgtctgtaaaatgagacacttggctttgtgacctctgAGGACTTTGCCAACTTAAACATGTGATTCTAATTAATGACAGTATTTCAAGTGGTCCACCCTAAGGGTCAGAAACTGGAAGATTTTCCTGCCTGAGGCTTGCTCCATAGAAACCCCTCCTGGCCTCACTGGATGGTCCCCTGCTCAACACTCACTATGTTCCTAAGAGCCACCAAGGCCTTGCTCATGGTCTAGCGACATTCTTAcctcacagcctccatctctttTCTTGACCTCTCTACTCTAGGTCTATTTGTTTGACCTGACTTACAAGCAGCGGCCATACACCTTCCTCTTGCCTAGAAAATGCCACTCCTCAGGGGGTAAGTTTTCCCTTAGGGTATCCTTCAGGGTGTCTCTGCTGGGGAGCTTGAGTGTGTGCCACTTCTGCTAAGAAACCTGCCCCTTACCTTGGGCTGTGGCTGTGATCCTCCAAAAGGATAGATTCTCTGAAATAACACTCTCTGCAGTAAGAAGGAAGACAGTATTGGGTCAAAGAGATCCGTCAAAGGGGTTTGTGTCACAGCCCTTTTCACTCTCTCTGAAAAAGCAGATTTCCACAGCTTGGCTCTTGAGGACATGAAGTAGTTGCCCTTCCCTTCACGTCCGGGATCAGTCTCCTCATTGACTTCTTCCTGGGCCTGTAATTGCCTTAgtcacctcctctctctcccactggCACCCCCACCACCAGCTAAGGGTAATGCCAAGTTGAAGCTGTGTCCCGCTCCAGCCAGCAGAGGGCGCGTAggcttttctttatacttttgccTGCTGGTCTGTCAGAACTTGCTTTCTGGGAATGGATCTTACCCTGGGAGGATGGCTCCACAATGGAACCATCAGACCCTGTGATGGAATGGAAGCTGGAGGGCTGCTGAGGAGAAATGAGGAGCTCCTCTTGAATTAATGCTGTTCctttctccccactccctgccaGAAGTTCAAAACGGCAAGATGTCCACCAATGGTGTGTCCAACGGTGTGTCCAACGGCCTGCACCTTCACAGCAATGGCTTCCGGCTGCCAGAGAGTAGGGGACACATCAGGTGAGGCCGGCCTGACTTGTCTAGCCCTCCCCGCCCCAATTACGTCTTATGGAGGGAGGGGCATGTCCTGTAAACCTTTCTCCTGATCCCTACCCGTGCACACACCCCAGAGTCGGAAGACTGAAGCAAAGAGGTTTCTGGAGTGTGGCTAGTAGTCCCAATGCCACTCCTACCTGGTAGGACTCCAGTCATGCTCAGACTGAAGCTCTCGTCCCTAGGACCAGAAACTAGGGTCAAGACCCAGGGCCTAGCTGCCTCTTAGCACTGAGCTCTCTCCTAAAGGGGTCTCACGTAGATGGGCCTCTCCCATTATATTTTTCCCCATCCCATAGCATCTTTTGGCCCCTAGTCTctgccaagccctgtgctgggcTCTACATACAGAGGCGTTGAAATCCTCTAGCCCTTGAGAGAAACAGAATTCTCTATAGATAGATCCGTGGGAGGGACTTGGGTGGTCACAAGGTTCAGCTCAGGGTGGAGGCAAGTGGTGTCAGCTACTGTCATGCCCAGGAGTTTGATTAAGAATTgccttagggctggccccgtggctgagcggttaagtgcgctcgctctgctactggcggcccaggttcggatcctgggcacgcactgacgcaccgcttcctggccatgctgaggccacgtcccacatacagcaactagaaggatgtgcaactatgacatacaactatctattggggctttgggggaaaaaaggaggaggattggcaatagatgttagctcagagccggtcttcttcagcaaaaaaaggaggattagcacggatgttagctcagggctgatcttcctcacaaaaaaaaaaaaaagaattgccttAAACCTGCCCAGGATAGCTTTATTTCTTCTCCTCTGTTTTTTCACTGGCTCGGAGTATCTGGAATTGTGCCCATTAGCTATCATGGTAACCCAGGTCAAGAATACAAGTGGTCTCCTTTTCTAGATGACAGTGCAGATCCCAGGGGCCAAGAAAACCTAGGTGGCCCTCAGGCAGGGCTACAGACTTCCTGAGGGGCTGCTCTGACCTTCTTTGGCTGGCCTGACTTGGCTCTGCTTCTCCCACAGCCCCCAGGTAGAGCTACCCCCATACCTGGAGCGCGTGAAACAGCAAGCCAATGAGGCCTTTGCCTGCCAGCAGTGGACCCAGGCCATTCAGCTTTACAGCAAGGCCGTGCAGAGGGCCCCTCACAACGCAATGCTCTACGGGAACCGAGCTGCTGCCTACATGAAGCGCAAGTGGTGAGTGCGCCCAGCCAGGACGAGGGATGAAGGCAGTGGGCCTGCTGGAGCCAAGTTGCTGAGGCACCCAGGAAAGGTGGCAGTGATATCTTGCTGCCTCTTAGGGCTTCTTAGGCCCCGGCCTCTCCTCCCCGCCTCCTGGCTGGTGGTGGGCAGGTGTCTGACCCATTAGTCAGGAAGTCTCAAGCACCAAGGAAGCTCACAGTTAAGTGGAACATGTTACAAGTACCTTCAACATGGTGCTTTGTTATAAAGTGCTGTGGCCACTGGGGAAGTAGGGATTGAGAGAACGGTTAGTCCCAACTGTTAGAGAGTTGGACTTTGAAGGAGCAGTGGAATCTTCCTAGATGGAAATGAGGCGTTTGGTGAATTCAGTTGGTATCTGTCTGAAATGATTCTGCAGCTCCTTGACCTTGGGGCTTGCTTTCCTGTGCTCTTAGACCAGTTGGACCAAGCACAAACAAGATCCCAGAGATCTGAAGCCAGCTGTGGGTTGTGCTGGGTTGTAGTGGCTGGTGGTAAAAGAGTAGGTCCATATCCTGAAGAACTCTTTATCTTTGGAGACCATCAGGGCCCCCAGCCCTTCTGCCTGCAGCACCAGCAGGCAAGCAGGCAGGCAGACCCCATCCCCCAGCCAGGGCCAGGACTGGAGATGGATAGAGCTGGGCCCACAGCCATTTCTGCTCCGTCTGGCATCCGTCGGCTCTGCCCAGACAGACAAGCCAGCTGGTGTGCCATCGTCTGGCTGCAACTaggcaggccagagagagaagcTTAAACCCACCCAAGTCAGCAGGATGGTGGATGGGGGTTTGGGAAGATGCTACCCCCACAGGGCTTAGCTCTGGCATCAGGAATTTGCCAAGGGCTCAGATGGCAGCCAAACCAAGGAGATGACGGTTTAGGGCCATCCTGAGGTGTTTCACCTCTCTGTCCCAGCAGTTGGTAGAATGCAGTGGTCCTCATCCAGACTCTAGGCTGAGAGCTGTTTCACTCCTGCATTCTTGCTAAGAGAGGAGGATGATTTCCCAATCCCTGGTGCCCTCAACATCTTCCTTCAACTACTGTGTGCTAGGTACTAGGGACACAAAGTTCTGTCACTCTGAGTTCCTGTGCTCCAGAGCGCCCAGCCTCTGGACAAAGGATAAAGGCATGGACATGGTTCATCATCGAAGAGGGAGGAAGCAGTAAGTCTTTGAATGGTCAGGTGCAGAGCTGTGGGCATTAAGAAAAGTTGGGTCGCTTTAGCTGGGGATCAGGGAAGCATCAGGAAGATGTGCTATCTGAATGGGCTTTAAGTGTGGGCAGGCTTAAGGAGATGAAAGGAGTTGAAAAGGAGAAGGGGACTGTGGGGGAAGGACATTCCCAGGGAGTTGAAATGGTGTGAACAAaggcgtgggggtgggggactgaCTGAAAAGAGCTTGTTTGCAGAACAACAAATCCatttggctggagcagagggttctggaagggactggcaggaGATGAGTCTGTGAGGtagcctggggccggcctgggaaGGACTTGGAATGCAGAGCGGTGGCGTTTTGGCCTCGATTCAGTGGATGATGGGCAGCTACTGAAGAGTTTTGAGCAGGAGAGGGATGTGCTGAGGGCTGTCCTTTTCAGGGAGATTGATTTGGCATTGAGTCTAGATGGGTgagccctggggccagcctgctctctccccatccccacaTGCCTGCCAGTGACCCCTAGAATGTCACATTCTGTCCCAGGCTAGTCTCCCCAGGGCTGCCATCTGCTCCTGAATGCAGTGGGAGCTGTCACCCTCTGGCTTCTGGCTGGTCTCTGGTCTGGCTCTCCCCAGGAGCTCTGAGGGGCACCTTGCAGGCGGTAATTGGGTTTCCAAACAGCGCCTGCTCCTTTCATCACAGCCACTCGTTCTGACGCAGGCCGCGCCATCGAAGCACTCAGTCTCCTGCCTGCCCCCACACTGGCTGAGCTGCTTGTTCCTAGTCTGAGCATGGCTGCTCCAAGGGCTGAATGCTTCCTCTGAGTGCTGTAGGAGAGAAGGGTCAGGAGGACATTTTCCTTGGCAGGCCTGCTTTGGCCCTATGCAGGGGGGTTGTGAGCTCTGCCTTGGTGGAGGCGCCATCAGCTCTGGGGAGTGCTGCCTGGCACAGTTGGGGCCTAGGCCCACCTCAGCCCGGCAGGAAAAAAAACAGCTCCCAAAGGAGAAGTGGCTCCTGTGGCCCGTCTGGCTCTCCAGATGAGCGGTGGGAACCGGtctgtgggggctgagggagtGTGTATCCTGTATTCTGGTACAGGGTGGGAAAAGGAGGGGCTTCTCCTTTGAGCCCTCCCCACCTACTCCCCCCACAAGAAAATTTCCACTTCCCTTCATCCATGCTTTGGGAGGTTGGGGAAGTGAGTGGGGACGATTTGGAGCTCCTGGtgtgcacccccccccccccccccccccccgtcaccATCAGCTTCCAGAGAGCTGACTCTGCCAGTCTGTCAGACCCCATCCTCCACCCCCTGGAGGCAGAGGCCACAGCTGCTGTAGATCAGTCAGCCAGGACTGAGGGGGGTCTGGCTGAGGGCTTGCAGCCTGCTGGTCAGACCCTGGGTCCCCAGCCTGGCACTTCTGGCTTCCCCGGACCACAGAACTGTCCTTGAGGGCCCCCTGCCTCAGACACGGCTTTGAAGGCCAGTCAGGGGGGATTTGAAGAGGTgaatggaggaagggagaaggagggcTTGGGGAGCCTGAGGCGGGCAAGATGCCAGGCCTGCTGCTGCAGAGCTGCGGGTGCCTGGGGTGAGCGGGTGCGCGGTTGCATACTCTGtccagcagagggcagcctgacaCCGGTTTTTGCCACACACCCAGCTCCCACACCCCAAACCTCCAAGACCTCTGGGTGTTCCTAGCTTGCCTCCTTAACATACTCTATCTCCTGGGGAGCAAGACCTTCATCCCCAAGCATTCTCTTCATCCCCAAGTACTGTCACCCTGAGATCTGTCAGAGGTGGGCTGGGGTGGCCACAGGAAGCAGAAGAGACAGTGGGAACTCCTTGCTTGCCATTTGACTCTATCTCCAAGCCACACTCCCTGCCTTTCCAGGGATGGTGACCACTACGATGCCCTGAGGGACTGCCTCAAGGCCATCTCCCTAAACCCATGCCACCTGAAGGCACACTTCCGCCTGGCCCGCTGCCTGTTTGAGCTCAAGTACGTGGCCGAGGCCCTGGAGTGCCTGGATGACTTCAAAGGGAAGTTCCCGGAGCAGGCCCACAGCAGCGCTTGTGATGCCTTGGGCCGTGACATCACAGCCGCCCTCTTCTCCAAAAATGATGGTGGTAAGTGGCACTGAGGAACGGTTGCTGTCACTCTTTCTATTTGAGGTGCTACATGACATTCTAGAGAGGACATGGTTCTGGGATTGgagaggcctgggttcagatgcTGATTCAGAAACCATGTGACCTTGAGACAGTCTTcgtctgagactcagtttcctcatctgaaaaggaGGAATGATAGCACCTGCCGTTCAGAGTTTCTATTGAGGATTAGCAATAGCCTGTTTAAAGCCCCTGGTTTAGTGCCTGTGATTTGGGATAGGAGTAAGCTGAGTCCAGTCAGACCATGGGGCACGCAGGGCATTCTCACCTGCTCACAGACAGGGCCTTGGCTACTCCATTGGGCAGCTGAGTAAGGGGCAGCAGCTGGGGTTGCACTGGTTCCAGTTTGCATGCTTGCAGCAGAGGCAGCAGGACAGGGCGGTAGAAGTGCCTCGGGCACAGGGTGTGGAGCCTCAGgttccagtctcagctctgcccaTGTGGTAaccttgtgaccttgggcaaagcacAGCGTCTCTGAACCTGCTGCCTTACGTGCACACAGAGCATTCAAAGCCCTACCCAGCTCACCTTGGTAACTTTGGAGGGCAAGCTGGGTAATTTTAGTGTGGTCTATAAACATGAAAGGTAAGCTCACTGGAGGCAGACATGGGCCCTCACCTTTCTCCTTTGCAGTTTACTAACACTGTGATTGATTCATTTGTTTGAATAGTTAttaagcacctaccatgtgccaggcactgtgctgggtcctGGCAATACAGCTGTGAACAAGTCAGATGGGATTTCTTTATTCGTGGATTTTACAGCCTAGTGAAGGAACCAAGCgatgaaggagaaacaaagagTGTGACAAGTGCCATGGGGACCTGATATGGTATAGGTGTATGGGCGAGGGCTTGATGGCAATCTGGGGTTCTTGAGGAAGAGCCGTTTAAGCTGAGATCTCAAGGATGAGGAGGAAGAGTTAACTAGATACAAAGTGTAGCTGTGGGAGGTGAAGAGTTCCTAGCATAGGGACCACCACGTGCCAAGGCCCTGAAGCAGGCAGGAGCAAGGCACTTTTAAGGCACTGAGGAAATTGGTGTGATTTTACCCAAGACACTTAACTCATCAGTGCCTCATTGGACATCCATGATAACTTTCTTCCAGCGAGGAAGGGCTTGGACCTTACTGCCTTCAGAGCTATGATTCTATTTAGAAATATCATCCCCCCAAGGCTCGCTTGGTAGTGCTTCACCCTCTCCTCCCTACCTCTCACCTCCACAGAAACAGACCTTGGGCCTGTGCAACCTTCCAGACATTATTCAGGGACCTGAGCCAACGCTCTCCTGGCATCAGAGGTCTCCTCTTGACCATCCTTAAGGGCTGGGTCCAAAGATGCTTCTTCCCcacagttgtttccagttttccagGGTAGGAGTAGAGGCAGGTAGCCCTACGTCGCTAGTACTTGGGCTGAAAACAGGGCCAGGGATGGGGGaaagttgggggaggggagagagggacaggACTCTCACCTTTCCTTGATCTCTACCCCCAGAGGAGAAGAAGGGAGCTGGTGGTGGTGGCGGCCCAGTCCGCCTCCGCAGCACGAGCCGCAAGGACTCCATCTCAGAGGATGAGATGGTGCTGCGGGAGCGAAGCTACGACTATCAGTTCCGCTACTGTGGCCACTGCAACACCACCACGGATATCAAGGAGGCCAATTTCTTTGGCAGGTCCGAGGCCCTAAAGAGGAGGAGGGCACAGCCCGGTTGGCAGCAGGAGGTTGGGGGGCCGTGAGGGCATAATGCTTTTAGTAAAgtctcaaatcccagctctgcctctgtaCCTTTGGGCAAATGGCTTCACctctatgtgcctcagtttcttcatctataaaatgaagccaGCCATCCCCACTCACGGGGCCATAACGAGGACTAATGAGGTAATCCATAAAGCATCCAGTGCAATGCCTGGACTATTCCTTTATTCCCAcccctttctccctgtctccatGTGCTGGAGCTTGGTTTCTTTATCTGGATGCTTGGAGTCTCCCTCTGCTGAGGGTATGAGGCAAGAGCCCTCAGAGCCTGGCAATCTTGGCATACCTATTGTGTGCTCAGAACTGTGCCCCAGGTACTG encodes:
- the WDTC1 gene encoding WD and tetratricopeptide repeats protein 1 isoform X1, which encodes MAKVNITRDLICRQIKERGALSFERRYHVTDPFIRRLGLEAELQGHSGCVNCLEWNEKGDLLASGSDDQHTIVWDPLHHKKLLSMHTGHTANIFSVKFLPHAGDRILITGAADSKVHVHDLTVKETIHMFGDHTNRVKRIATAPMWPNTFWSAAEDGLIRQYDLRENSKHSEVLIDLTEYCGQLVEAKCLTVNPQDNNCLAVGASGPFVRLYDIRMIHNHRKSMKQSPSAGVHTFCDRQKPLPDGAAQYYVAGHLPVKLPDYNNRLRVLVATYVTFSPNGTELLVNMGGEQVYLFDLTYKQRPYTFLLPRKCHSSGEVQNGKMSTNGVSNGVSNGLHLHSNGFRLPESRGHISPQVELPPYLERVKQQANEAFACQQWTQAIQLYSKAVQRAPHNAMLYGNRAAAYMKRKWDGDHYDALRDCLKAISLNPCHLKAHFRLARCLFELKYVAEALECLDDFKGKFPEQAHSSACDALGRDITAALFSKNDGEEKKGAGGGGGPVRLRSTSRKDSISEDEMVLRERSYDYQFRYCGHCNTTTDIKEANFFGSNAQYIVSGSDDGSFFIWEKETTNLVRVLQGDESIVNCLQPHPSYCFLATSGIDPVVRLWNPRPESEDLTGRVVEDMEGASQANQRRMNADPLEVMLLNMGYRITGLSSGGAGASDDEDSSEGQVQCRPS
- the WDTC1 gene encoding WD and tetratricopeptide repeats protein 1 isoform X2: MAKVNITRDLICRQIKERGALSFERRYHVTDPFIRRLGLEAELQGHSGCVNCLEWNEKGDLLASGSDDQHTIVWDPLHHKKLLSMHTGHTANIFSVKFLPHAGDRILITGAADSKVHVHDLTVKETIHMFGDHTNRVKRIATAPMWPNTFWSAAEDGLIRQYDLRENSKHSEVLIDLTEYCGQLVEAKCLTVNPQDNNCLAVGASGPFVRLYDIRMIHNHRKSMKQSPSAGVHTFCDRQKPLPDGAAQYYVAGHLPVKLPDYNNRLRVLVATYVTFSPNGTELLVNMGGEQVYLFDLTYKQRPYTFLLPRKCHSSGVQNGKMSTNGVSNGVSNGLHLHSNGFRLPESRGHISPQVELPPYLERVKQQANEAFACQQWTQAIQLYSKAVQRAPHNAMLYGNRAAAYMKRKWDGDHYDALRDCLKAISLNPCHLKAHFRLARCLFELKYVAEALECLDDFKGKFPEQAHSSACDALGRDITAALFSKNDGEEKKGAGGGGGPVRLRSTSRKDSISEDEMVLRERSYDYQFRYCGHCNTTTDIKEANFFGSNAQYIVSGSDDGSFFIWEKETTNLVRVLQGDESIVNCLQPHPSYCFLATSGIDPVVRLWNPRPESEDLTGRVVEDMEGASQANQRRMNADPLEVMLLNMGYRITGLSSGGAGASDDEDSSEGQVQCRPS